The Cohnella abietis genome has a segment encoding these proteins:
- a CDS encoding acyltransferase family protein: MKGRKKWIDVARGLSIILVVMGHSGNDVIDRYLGWFRMPLFFLVSGLLFKAVAPEDYLKWAVKRIKFFMVPYAVYGVCIAFLVAFYLKDPMSIPHDFLLLAYGGTVLGGWYGVFWFITCLLLVHLLMGFLSRYSFRKQLLVVIVCYGVAHIVSMTQMAKWDIPWNADVALMAIVYFFVGYTYKSHLHEWLERKVAFIPALLVWATVIMLNVTGIWDFRIDMKMKGYTQPVLDLLIPLACVLVVLQLCYWSSQWRATNALAFLGSITITIMYLHVPVNILFKYGIGLEYGTLVYTVVGVLVPLALAWIMSKSTILTVLFLGQQGFGRKTKPAPIQMQ; the protein is encoded by the coding sequence GTGAAGGGTCGTAAGAAGTGGATCGATGTCGCTAGAGGGTTGAGCATCATTCTTGTTGTCATGGGGCATTCCGGCAACGATGTGATCGATCGCTATTTGGGCTGGTTTCGCATGCCTTTGTTTTTCCTAGTTAGCGGGCTTCTGTTCAAGGCAGTAGCGCCGGAAGACTATCTAAAGTGGGCTGTGAAGAGAATTAAGTTTTTTATGGTACCGTATGCTGTCTATGGGGTTTGTATCGCATTTTTGGTCGCTTTTTACTTAAAGGACCCGATGTCTATCCCTCATGATTTTCTGCTATTAGCCTATGGGGGAACGGTTTTGGGTGGATGGTACGGGGTCTTTTGGTTTATTACGTGCTTATTGCTCGTTCATTTACTAATGGGCTTTTTATCTAGATACTCGTTTCGGAAGCAATTACTGGTGGTTATCGTGTGCTATGGGGTGGCCCATATCGTTAGCATGACCCAGATGGCGAAGTGGGATATTCCATGGAATGCTGATGTGGCGCTTATGGCGATAGTTTACTTTTTTGTAGGGTACACTTACAAATCTCATCTGCATGAATGGCTTGAAAGAAAGGTTGCATTCATTCCGGCTTTGCTGGTATGGGCTACTGTTATCATGTTGAATGTGACTGGAATATGGGATTTTCGGATTGATATGAAAATGAAGGGATATACGCAGCCAGTATTAGATCTACTTATTCCGCTTGCTTGTGTGCTTGTTGTGCTGCAATTGTGCTATTGGTCATCTCAATGGAGGGCAACTAATGCCCTAGCTTTCCTAGGATCAATCACCATTACGATTATGTATTTGCACGTTCCCGTTAATATATTGTTCAAATACGGAATTGGTTTAGAATACGGTACGCTGGTGTATACCGTGGTTGGCGTTCTTGTTCCACTTGCCCTCGCTTGGATCATGTCTAAATCTACAATACTTACGGTGCTGTTTCTCGGTCAGCAGGGCTTTGGCCGAAAGACTAAACCAGCTCCGATTCAAATGCAATAA
- the yyaC gene encoding spore protease YyaC yields the protein MTSTFGTPTKVAITDPAASMRLTNRLSGHFKQLPPNKRIVVVCLGTDRSTGDSLGPLTGTLLSKYRSSSFELYGTLEKPVHALNLDATLEQLYRDNHDPFVIGIDACLGNSSSIGMIHIGEGPLLPGAGVNKALTPVGDIHISAIVNVGGILGYHVLQNTRLHLVMNMANLIARSLFVGILLSTKSDHEQLEMQ from the coding sequence ATGACGTCCACGTTTGGTACGCCTACAAAAGTCGCCATTACAGATCCTGCTGCTTCCATGAGACTCACCAATCGTCTGAGCGGACATTTCAAGCAGCTGCCGCCTAATAAACGAATTGTTGTTGTTTGCTTAGGAACAGACAGATCTACCGGCGATTCTTTAGGGCCTCTTACCGGCACCCTTCTTAGCAAATACCGTTCATCCTCATTCGAGCTGTATGGCACGTTGGAAAAGCCCGTTCATGCGCTGAACTTGGATGCAACACTCGAACAGCTTTACAGGGACAACCATGATCCGTTTGTCATTGGGATAGACGCTTGTCTCGGCAATTCCTCCAGTATCGGAATGATCCATATCGGTGAAGGTCCTTTGCTTCCTGGTGCTGGGGTGAATAAGGCTTTAACTCCTGTTGGGGACATTCATATTTCTGCAATTGTAAATGTAGGAGGCATTCTAGGATACCATGTCCTCCAGAACACCCGCCTGCACCTCGTTATGAACATGGCCAATCTGATTGCCAGAAGTCTATTCGTCGGGATATTACTATCAACCAAAAGTGACCATGAACAACTAGAAATGCAATAA
- a CDS encoding TolB family protein produces the protein MKTEKIPQKVEGRNVISTLETVDVQTGERKVLAQFDYLIEAPNWTSDGKRLIYNSLGRIYSFDLDTLKSTVIDSGYATHCNNDHVLSPDNKRIAVSHHTQEDGQSRIYVLPLEGGRPELLTPIAPSYLHGWSPDGGTLAYCADRNGQYDIYTIPAAGGVESQLTDVPGLDDGPEYSPDGKYIWFNSTRSGLMQIWRMKIDGSEQTQMTFEESNNWFPHVSVDGQTVAFITYRKGDVDPGDHPANKNVEIRLMSSSGGESRTLVKLFGGQGTINVNSWSPDSTQLAFVSYELVE, from the coding sequence GTGAAGACAGAAAAGATCCCCCAGAAGGTTGAAGGACGAAATGTGATTAGTACTCTTGAGACGGTGGACGTGCAGACTGGTGAGCGTAAAGTGCTGGCCCAATTTGATTATCTCATCGAGGCTCCGAACTGGACTAGTGACGGCAAGAGGCTTATCTATAATAGCTTAGGACGTATTTATTCTTTCGATCTGGATACGCTTAAGAGCACGGTAATCGACTCTGGGTACGCGACGCATTGCAATAATGACCATGTTTTATCGCCTGATAATAAACGGATTGCGGTCAGCCATCATACTCAGGAGGACGGTCAGTCTCGCATATATGTTCTTCCTCTTGAGGGTGGTCGTCCTGAGCTACTCACGCCTATCGCACCGAGCTATTTGCATGGCTGGTCGCCAGACGGGGGCACGCTAGCGTATTGCGCCGATCGGAACGGACAATATGATATCTACACAATCCCAGCAGCTGGTGGGGTTGAATCGCAATTAACAGATGTTCCCGGACTTGATGACGGTCCCGAATATTCACCAGATGGCAAATACATTTGGTTTAACTCGACAAGATCAGGCCTTATGCAAATATGGCGCATGAAAATCGATGGCAGCGAGCAGACTCAAATGACCTTTGAGGAAAGCAACAACTGGTTCCCGCATGTGTCAGTTGATGGACAAACGGTAGCCTTTATTACCTATCGTAAAGGCGACGTCGATCCGGGCGATCATCCCGCCAACAAAAATGTGGAAATCCGACTGATGTCCAGCAGCGGTGGCGAATCACGTACGCTAGTGAAGCTGTTCGGAGGTCAGGGAACAATTAACGTTAACTCCTGGTCGCCTGATAGTACGCAGCTAGCTTTTGTAAGTTATGAGCTAGTCGAGTAA